In Brassica napus cultivar Da-Ae chromosome C4 unlocalized genomic scaffold, Da-Ae chrC04_Random_16, whole genome shotgun sequence, the genomic stretch TATTTCGAGAGTATACCCGTATATGATTACCCACCCGTTTACCCAGTGGGTCCGATTCTCTACTCCAACGATCGTTCGATTTTGGACCCATTGGAGCGAGATCGGGTCATGACGTGGCTCGACAAGCAACCCGAGTCATCGGTAGTGTTCCTCTGTTTCGGGAGCTTGATGAATCTCCCCGCAACTCAGATCAAGGAGATAGCTCAAGCTTTAGAGATCGTCGGCTGCAAATTCCTCTGGTCTATTCGAACAGACCCGAAGGATTATCCGAGCCTGAGCGAGATTTTACCGGACGGGTTTTTGAACCGGGTCTCCGGTCTGGGCTTTGTGTGTGGTTGGGCTCCCCAAGTTGAGATTTTGGCCCATAAAGCGATCGGAGGTTTCTTGTCTCACTGTGGTTGGAACTCAATACTCGAGAGTTTGCGTTTCGGCGTTCCAATCGCCACATGGCCGATGTTCGCGGAACAACAATTAAACGCGTTTACAATGGTGAAGGAGCTTGGTCTGGCGTTGGAGATGCGTTTGGATTATCTGTTAGCAGATGGAGAAATAGTGAAAGCTGATGAAATCGCTAGAGCCGTCCGATCTTTAATGGAGGGTGAGGATGTGCCTAGGAGGATACTGAAGGAGATAGCTGGAGCAGCAAAAGAGGCTGTGATGGACGGTGGATCTTCCTTTGTTGCAATTGATAGATTCATCGACAAGGTGGTGGTATCTGCTATGGACTGTTCCAAGTCTAGATAATACTAAATCATCTTACATTTACTCCctttattattatatgtattaTAAATCATTACTAcgtttattattaattcaaaGATCAAcgtgatatattattatttgtattctcacaaaatttaaataatatatcaaattatttatatataacaaagttttccatgaaaaacaaaatatttgttattgTGAAAAACTAATTTCTTTATACAGTACATTCATTGTGTTGTTTTTGCTTGATTAGTATTTGTGCATCTGATCTCTGAACGAAGACCACAACTCCGTATTTATTTTCTGTCAACATTTGCTTTGTGCCCTTCCTCGATCTCCATTGATTTTGAAACCCTTATCCCGCTTTTCTTCGCAGATCCATATATCTTTCACTGCTATCAGACTTAAACTTTTGACGAACAAGGAAATCTAATATGTTAAGATTCATTCctcatttttatttgaaatgccaATGATTTCAATTATAAGCTTCATTAGACTTTTAACATGATTTCctctatctttatttttatgtatgaaTAGATCACAGATATGTGATTTTCGCAAAAATTGAAAAGCACAAAAATGTATTCTTAGTGTTCGACAAAATGTTCTACGAAAACATATATGTCCACAAAACAGTGTACACAAAACGATGTCCACAACTTTGTTCGCTCTGAAACTGTCTTTCACATATTTATCTACCTAATGCACATCCACCAAATATATATCCACAAATACTATGTAACACATTGTGATTGTTTTCTTATAAGGGTATGTGATACATACATGTCCACATTTATCATTTTCAAGTTCTCTACGTCTACGCTTAGGCAATCCACATTTTTCCATGTCTAACGAGCACTCAAATGAATGGTCAAGCTTTATTCACCTAATATCGGATTCCAAAGTTCTATATTTTAATCTTTGATCAAGCATATGCAAAttgacatatttttttaaacgctAATGCATCTCTAATCTGAGTTCTACACAATTCACATGTACACAACCCTCCATCCACATTTTTACATTCAACAAAATCTTTCGTCTACACATTTCACACCTTTTagattttataatatgttttatgcTATTTGTCCGTATTTCTTTCGTCCATATTCTTTTTACACGTTTTTGCcgtctataaatatttttttttgtatatgtgttaaaatatattaagatggacgttaaaatatagaaaatataatatttaataacttacatatttattttaaagattataaaatgcaaaaataagcaaataaataaagtaaGAAGTGAAATATATAAcgataaatataaaatacaaagaaaaaactCTGTTAAACACATCCCCTGTATATATAGAGAAAcaattaaaaagttataacatgtagtttgtattaattaaaaaagtgccctgctgagttgtcacgtaattagaatactaattttgcttacgtggcggcttgagaatcaattgagaattttgttagtccaaaattaaattgttagggaatgttatattatatagtatgttcaTTATGAActattcatttatcaaattgaaattattatatattcatttcttaaataaaacctacggaattatcTAATGTGTGCacatatgacaattaatgattttcaataataaagatttgctaacaatttgtatactttctatcatttttgttcaattatttattattaaaatatattatacaattacattaatcatataataaaaatttagatttttttgtatatgttgtattttgaatttttcaaaacgagtataaattccTAAagctgttaaaagtctcacataaacttttgtgatcaaagtttaaatttttttctataataagatacaatgattataaaatcatatgaataaataattttattttaataggtgtttatgttaatatatatatatatatatatatatatgtttcatattgtttaaattaaactatacatcatataaaaatacatacttatattttgatatatgcgttgaacatatattgaaaagttaatattttaattttgaaatcttcatttttttttttaaatgattataaattattgaaaccactaaacattccacattaaaaaaaacgttggtgtaaaattttgttacacaaatatgcaaataatcataaaatcatatgagtagaaacctcatttaataaatatccata encodes the following:
- the LOC106396740 gene encoding UDP-glycosyltransferase 71C2-like; amino-acid sequence: MEKQEAELIFIPFPIPGHLLATIELVKLILTHGRRRIHTITILHWGLPIFPPSDNDASLQTLAKTESRIRIVTLPELQNPPPMEFFLKAPEYYILEFVKKMVPSVRDAVSTVLSSSRDGSDTARVAGIVLDMFCVPLMDVGNEFHLPSYIFLTCNAGFLCLVKHVQERHRRVKSGFDRSSGEEENIVPGYVTSVPTKVLPLGLLTSEPYDTWVDMTERFHEAKGILVNSSKSIEPNAFSYFESIPVYDYPPVYPVGPILYSNDRSILDPLERDRVMTWLDKQPESSVVFLCFGSLMNLPATQIKEIAQALEIVGCKFLWSIRTDPKDYPSLSEILPDGFLNRVSGLGFVCGWAPQVEILAHKAIGGFLSHCGWNSILESLRFGVPIATWPMFAEQQLNAFTMVKELGLALEMRLDYLLADGEIVKADEIARAVRSLMEGEDVPRRILKEIAGAAKEAVMDGGSSFVAIDRFIDKVVVSAMDCSKSR